GCCGTTCAGGACCTCCACTTGTCGATTCCTCGGGGGACCGTGTATGGTTTTCTTGGTCCCAACGGGGCGGGGAAAACGAGCACGATTCGGATGCTGACGACGCTCACGAAACCCACGAGCGGCGAGGCAAAAATCGCAGGTCATTCGGTTGAAGACCGTCAGGCAGTGTCACCGCACATTGGCTATCTCCCCGAGGAGCCACCACTGTACGAAGAACTCACTGCCCGCGAACAGCTCTCCTACATGGCCGGGTTGCGTGATCTGCCCGAAGAAGCGACGACCGAACGCGTCGAAGCACTTCTTGATCGATTCGATCTCGCTGCCGATGCCGACAATCGGATTTCGACGTATTCGAAGGGAATGAAACAGAAAACCGGTATCATTCAGGCACTGATGCACGAGCCGACGGTGCTCTTTCTCGACGAACCAACCAGTGGCCTCGATCCACGAGCGGCCCGAACCGTCCGCGAAACGATCGCTGGTCTCGCAGACGAAGACTCGACGGTGTTTCTCTCGACACACATCCTTCCTGTCGTCGAGGAGATTGCCGACAGGGTCGGCGTACTCCACGACGGTTCGCTGGTCGCCGAGGGAACGCCAGACTCACTCACAGACCGCATCGAGACCGGTTCCGAGAGCAGTTTGGAGGATGTCTTCCTGAACCTCACGACGGAAGCTGAATTTGCGGCTGCTGGTGCAAGTCGATGAGTCCACCAGCGACTGGGGCGAGTGGCGTTCGATCGTCGATCGAACACGCGTGGCTGATCACTCAAGTCGAGCTTCGCCGGAGTTGGCGCCGGATATCAGACACTCCCCGTCAGCTCGTTGGGCTCGCAATCACCGGACTGTTCATGCTGCCGGTGATGGCTGTCGCGGTTGGTGGAGCGTACGCGTTCGGGGTGGCGGCAGGCACCGATTCGTTCGTCGATCATCTTTCGATCGCCCGTATGGTTGTCGCGGGACTAGCGGCGTTTGTGACGCTGTTGGTCATCATCGCCACGATTCAGGAGTACGGTAAGCTCGAAGAACCCGAAGCAGTGTTGACGGCGATTCCGCACTACGAGGCTGTTTTTGGACTCTTGCTGTTGAATTACGTCTCCTTTGTGGGTCTGGCTGCGATCCCAATCGTTGGGATGGCGATCGCGTTTGCGATCGGTGCTAGCTCATTCGTGAGTGCTCCGATCATTGCCATCGTACTGTTTGCGGTGGTGGCACTTTCGACGACCCTCGGATTCGCAGTCGGACAGGCTGTCCGAACTGTTGGTGCTCGGGTCGCCTTCGTCGCACGCTTTAAGACTATTATCGGCGTGCTTGCCTTTATTGCGTACTTTGGTCTCTTGGCTTCTGGTAGCTTTGCTACCATCTTCGAACCGGTTCTCTCTGTGCTCGAAAAGACGCCACTCGGCTGGCTCGCCGACCTCGCGCTCGTTGCAGCGCCAGACCCTTCAATTGGAATCGTCCGACCAGCCGCGGCCGCCGTGGTCTTGCTTGCCGGGATTGGTTTGTCGATGTGGCTTGCTGTTCGACTCAGCGGTGTGCTCTGGTACACCGAATCAGTACGGCCTGCGAGCGAGAACGCTGACAACCGCTCGGCTGACAGAGCAAGCAGTACAGACGGTACTCCCCGAACCAACATCATGTCAACGGGGATTGCAGGCCAGATATTCGGTGGGTACGTCTCCCAACCGACCCTACAGATCGCTCTGAAGAGCTGGCGACGGACGTACCGATCACCACTGAAACTCCAATACGCCGTCATCCCAGTATTTTTTCTGATTGCACCGGTTCAGGAGAGTGTCGAAACTGGAGACGTCGTCGCTGTATTACCGGTCTTGATTGCGATCATCGGTGCGTGGGCGACGGGGACAGCGTTCACACTCAACCCGCTGGGTGATGAAGGAAGCGTATTGCCGATCACGCTTACGTCGGGAGTATCGGGCCGACGGCTACTCGGTGGGCTGGTGTTCGCTGGCACCGTCGTCGGGGGTTTGTTGACCGTGCTGCTCGCTGTGGGTCTCGGTCTCGCCAGCCCATTGGACGTTTCGACCACGTTGGTGACCGGAACACTCGCTGGTGTTCTCTGTGTTGGCGCATGTATGATTGGCGTCGGTGTCGGTACCACATTCCCAAAGTTCGAGTATACGCGTATTTCTCGGAGTCGAAAGGCGATTCTCCCGGGATTCTCGGCGTTTGTGGTCTATTCGCTAGTCTTGGTGGTGGTCTCGTTACCGGGCCTCCTTGGAGGGGTGCCACTGGCGTCCGACTGGCTTAGCGAACTGCTCGGCGTCTCTGCACAGCTGCTCTCGCTGGCTGGACTTACTGTCACAACCGTGCTGGTGGGTATGACCGGATGGTTCAGTCTCCGATCGGCTGCTGAGAAGATTGATGGCTACACGCCCGATCGTTGAACGACCCACACTGTCGACCGGTATTCCAGTCTCTCATGGCGTATCTGTTATCAGAATGAACGAGTAATGAACGCTTACTTTCCGGGTTTGCGTCGTTGATACGACCGGTAGCTCATCGCTACACCGTCTGTGATGACTGTCTCACGGACCTCTTCGTCAGATTCGGAAATTTGCACTGGTTCGTCACTGATCTCAGAATCGTCGAATCGATCATAGACGTATGGAGTGTCATTCCATATCATACACCTGTGTTAGATGCAATACTATAAAAAATTTTCCTCGATGATCATAGAATAGAGGTAATATCGGCCAGTGTATCGATCACGTGATCCGGTGGGGGGCTGGCAGTTTCTGGACCTGTTCCGTTGGCCAGCCCAGAACGGACGAGTGCTGTCGTCATCCCCGCTCGCTCACCGAAAGCGATGTCAGTATCGATCTTATCACCCACTACGAGGTAGTCTTCGGGCTGATATTCGAGCGTTTCGAGGACCACCTCGATCGTTTCAGGAGCGGGTTTACCGAGGACAACGTCTGGTTCACGTCCTGCGACCCCGGCGACAGCGTTGGTGATGGCTCCCGATCCGGGCATTGGACGACCATCGTCGTTCGGATAGACGATATCTGGATCGGTGGCGACGAATGACGCTGCTCCATCGAGTGCCCACAACCCGTTTGCCAAATCCTCATACCCGAAACTGTAGTCGTAGGAAGTAACGACCACGTCAGCTGCGTCGGGCTCGTCGGTCAGCTTAACGTTGTTGTCTTTCAGTTGTTCGCACAGTCCAGAACTGCCGATGACGAACACCTGGTCTGTTGCGTGATTGGTGGCCAGATAGCGCGCTGTCACGGTTCCTGCCGAAAGAAGTTCCTCGGGACCGACGCGAACTCCCATCGTGGTAAGACGCTCAGCGTACGTTTCGCGCGTCTGTGTGGGATTGTTCGTCAGAAAGAGAACCGAAAGACCCTGTTCACGGAGACGTTCGATGGCATCCGAAACGCCCGGTATCAGCGTATTTCCTTGATAAACAGTTCCGTCGAGATCGACAACAACACCCCGGAAGTCCATACACTGGCGACGGTCAGCAGCTTGTTAATCATCTCGATCCGAAATGTACTCCATTTTCCTATACGATCGAACTGTCCTCTCTATCGGCCGTTATAACCACAATAACAATGGTAATCAATCATTGATTGTGGGCTGGATAGAAATGAACAAAGGTGCGGTGGCCCTACGCAACGTCGCTGAGAAACCGGGACGCTGTCCCGGGTGTAGGCATACCGACGTACGAACGTGGGCGATCGATTCTCAACCGTCAGAGAGACGCTCTCTACGGTTCGAAAATAGCAATACCGAACTAATAGCGTGTTGGATAATTCCGCATAGAGGTCAGGTAGAATGATGTTGGTAACAACTCAGAGCGAGCAGTTTGACGACCAGTGCGCTGCACCGAGTCTCCGTGGCTCGGGAGATTGGGGTGGTAGTAATGAGTGATGTAAGTAACAAGCACGCAGCGAGCGTACAGCGTGTGTTCGACGAAGAGAAGTGTTGCACCGAGTTCACAACTGAGCATGGGTTAGAGAACCCGCCTGACAGTGCGTTCTGTTTCGGATTTGTCTGTCCACAGTGTGGGCGAACAAATCCACTCAAGGGTGATCCATCTGAGTTCCGATCTCAGCCAGTCCGGTGCTTCAGCTGTACATGGGTCACGGTGCTGGATGCAACGGCGCTTAAACAATTTGTTAGAGAGGTGTCCGATGATGAGTAAACACATGAAACGATCGACGCGGCGCGTCATGCTTCCGCAAACAGTGATTGCCGATCGAAACGTCATACAACTGCTCCGTGAGGAACGCATCGTCGTTCATTTCGACCACGGTGATGACAGTATCTACGTCAAAGCACCGCACGAATCGGAGATCATTCACGAATTTCCCATGCTGTGCGTTCACGACACCGAGAGCTGCGAACGGACGAGTATCGATTCGCTCGCGCTCAAACGAGCACTCCAACAACACGAGTTCAGTCTCGAAGACGAATCGGACACGCCGTTCAACGATACGAGTGAGTAACGTGCCGGGATGCCACCGGTTATGACGGCAACGACCGGTCCCACCGTCACCTTTCTCACCGTCGACGGTAGTGCTATTGCTGGGAAAACTACGACTGCACATGCCACTCCTCTCGAGAAGTGATCATCCATAGTCGAACGCATCCGAATGGCTATTATACGATATTTGGGTGACGTTCGGGTTGGTAGCAGACGAGTGCACGTAGCCAAACGAACACAATCACTTTCGCTTCCTCTCGTGTGAGATCTGGGATACACAGTGGGTTTTCGCTCGAACCGTTCCGTTCAGCTCTCGATGATACTACCGTTGTTTGTTAACCGAGCGTCGGGCCATGTCTTAAGACCATCCGGTGTTGTTCAAACACCGATTGAACTCTTCCATACGGTTTTGCTATACCGACCCATCGAACGTGATGTGGGTCGGCAGCGTCTACGGCAGAGGAGTAAGCATACCCATCCATCATCGCTGTTGATCCACTCGTCGCGGGTCATCTATCCGTTCCGTATCTCTGTCACCATTAGCAGGGAACTGGGGAGTTGAACGTGTGTGTGTGGGCTCGCGGCGTCATGTCCTTCATGCCGGTCGGATACGTCCTCATATCGACCGGATTCTTAGCAGTGAATCAGATTGGATTAGACAACTCACCACCAACCGAACAGTGACACTAAGTGGCTCACATCGATGGAGGTCATCGAAACGGTCTACGAGTAGCTATCTTTCTTGTGACTCCGATCGCGTGGGTCGCCAGTTGGATTTCAACTGCTCGCCGACTGACCGTGATCCTTCGACGGTGCGTCCCCTGAGCACAGACCAATATTCTTCGACAG
The nucleotide sequence above comes from Halocatena marina. Encoded proteins:
- a CDS encoding ABC transporter ATP-binding protein; amino-acid sequence: MSGTPAIEATRLAKHYSDTVAVQDLHLSIPRGTVYGFLGPNGAGKTSTIRMLTTLTKPTSGEAKIAGHSVEDRQAVSPHIGYLPEEPPLYEELTAREQLSYMAGLRDLPEEATTERVEALLDRFDLAADADNRISTYSKGMKQKTGIIQALMHEPTVLFLDEPTSGLDPRAARTVRETIAGLADEDSTVFLSTHILPVVEEIADRVGVLHDGSLVAEGTPDSLTDRIETGSESSLEDVFLNLTTEAEFAAAGASR
- a CDS encoding HAD-IIA family hydrolase; the encoded protein is MDFRGVVVDLDGTVYQGNTLIPGVSDAIERLREQGLSVLFLTNNPTQTRETYAERLTTMGVRVGPEELLSAGTVTARYLATNHATDQVFVIGSSGLCEQLKDNNVKLTDEPDAADVVVTSYDYSFGYEDLANGLWALDGAASFVATDPDIVYPNDDGRPMPGSGAITNAVAGVAGREPDVVLGKPAPETIEVVLETLEYQPEDYLVVGDKIDTDIAFGERAGMTTALVRSGLANGTGPETASPPPDHVIDTLADITSIL